One window of the Dreissena polymorpha isolate Duluth1 chromosome 5, UMN_Dpol_1.0, whole genome shotgun sequence genome contains the following:
- the LOC127832389 gene encoding uncharacterized protein LOC127832389 produces the protein MFCFGGCLDEAEPSPYRRQKKEKLISNGKKLKQKEQLLFPRHTNDVFRPQGTKDSTRIMNMLHVNRKLLEHHVKHVTNVQTDVHVKLSYQHQKPGSAARHSHLESRYTVVRVPSHQARQPHGAQNNAAAKLNGLLKSRDKRESERSTQQAEVSDNELPRTSTPAWPLVIRESLDLSKVEDNESDTISEEQRNAINELDDTLEKYKTEHLLKTAADDNLYQIVADVLPFGVFEAFNEEEVFNVEDQPPSRSSTMSGNSGNSRTGIISNRQSLGNDKRKSNSVSFKLPAGHVDKPYAPLNASQKAKTTVGEVASQTASQKTTIVVSAGDMKMTHTGNTFFMKSRRLSAGPFKGSFKDLFYGKYAKDDLGEYKEHAKYLAPEILDKVESFESLTLPEKEYGKKKTGFKSLFRRHTFR, from the exons ATGTTTTGTTTCGGGGGATGTCTGGACGAAGCCGAACCAAGTCCGTATCGCCGTCAGAAGAAGGAGAAGCTCATCTCTAATG GGAAGAAGCTTAAACAAAAAGAGCAGCTGTTATTTCCACGGCATACCAATGACGTTTTTAGACCACAGGGGACAAAAGACTCAACACGGATAATGAACATGCTGCACGTGAACCGGAAACTGCTGGAACACCATGTCAAACACGTGACCAACGTCCAGACGGATGTGCACGTTAAACTGTCTTACCAGCACCAAAAGCCGGGCAGTGCAGCTCGACACAGCCACCTAGAAAGCCGATATACAGTGGTCCGCGTCCCTAGTCATCAGGCTCGCCAACCTCACGGCGCTCAAAACAATGCAGCGGCCAAACTGAACGGCCTACTGAAATCCAGAGACAAACGAGAGTCGGAGCGATCGACCCAACAGGCAGAGGTCAGTGACAACGAGTTGCCGCGCACAAGCACGCCGGCGTGGCCTCTGGTCATTCGCGAAAGTCTCGATTTATCAAAAGTGGAGGACAACGAATCGGACACGATTTCAGAAGAACAAAGAAACGCAATAAATGAGCTTGATGACACTTTAGAGAAATATAAAACCGAACATTTGCTTAAAACCGCAGCTGACGACAACTTGTATCAGATCGTCGCCGATGTATTACCCTTTGGCGTTTTTGAGGCATTTAATGAGGAGGAAGTGTTCAACGTTGAAGATCAGCCGCCCTCGCGCTCCTCCACCATGAGCGGAAACTCCGGTAATTCTCGAACTGGAATCATTTCTAACCGACAATCGCTAGGCAACGACAAACGCAAGTCAAACAGTGTGTCCTTCAAACTGCCGGCTGGTCACGTCGACAAGCCATACGCTCCGTTAAATGCCAGTCAGAAAGCGAAAACAACAGTCGGGGAAGTGGCATCGCAAACGGCGTCACAAAAGACCACGATAGTTGTGTCCGCGGGGGACATGAAAATGACACATACTGGAAACACATTTTTCATGAAGAGCCGACGCCTGTCGGCAGGGCCTTTCAAGGGGTCGTTCAAGGACTTGTTTTACGGCAAATACGCCAAAGACGATCTGGGTGAATATAAAGAACACGCGAAGTATCTTGCCCCAGAAATATTGGACAAAGTGGAGTCATTTGAGTCATTAACATTGCCAGAGAAAGAGTATGGCAAGAAAAAAACTGGTTTCAAGAGTTTGTTTCGTCGTCATACCTTCAGATGA